The following coding sequences lie in one Procambarus clarkii isolate CNS0578487 unplaced genomic scaffold, FALCON_Pclarkii_2.0 HiC_scaffold_104, whole genome shotgun sequence genomic window:
- the LOC123749318 gene encoding seminal vesicle major clotting proteins-like: MGNHYAMGSHDAMAGDNAMAAVDDAMASGDDAMAGGDAMAGGDPMSGSDAMEGDAIMDVGDTMAGGYATDGGDTMAGGDAMAGGDTMADGDDALGGCDAMAGDDAMAGGDAIAGADAMAGGAAIAGGDTMADGDTMAGGDRMAGSYAMAGGDSMAGDDSMACDNSMAGYDAMAGYDAMPGDDTMADGDAIAGADAMAGGDPMAGDDSMAGDDSMAGYDAMAGDDFMAGGDAMAGVTPPRISVGTPRRVAPTCICGLLPA; encoded by the coding sequence ATGGGTAATCATTATGCCATGGGTAGTCATGACGCCATGGCAGGTGACAATGCAATGGCTGCTGTTGACGATGCCATGGCTAGTGGTgacgatgccatggctggtggtgacgccatggctggtggtgatcccATGTCTGGTAGTGACGCCATGGAAGGTGATGCCATCATGGATGTTGGCGACACAATGGCTGGTGGTTACGCCACGGATGGTGGTGACACAATGGCTGGTggcgacgccatggctggtggtgacacaatGGCTGATGGTGATGATGCCTTGGGTGGTTGTGACgcaatggctggtgatgacgctatggctggtggtgatgccatagcTGGtgctgacgccatggctggtggtgccgccattgctggtggtgacaccatggctgatggtgacaccatggctggagGTGATCGCATGGCTGGTAGTTACgctatggctggtggtgactccatggctggtgatgactccATGGCTTGTGATAactccatggctggttatgacgccatggctggttatgatgcCATgcctggtgatgacaccatggcaGATGGTGATGCCATAGCTGGTGCTGACGCCATGGCTGGAGGTGATCCCATGGCTGGTGACGACTCCATGGCTGGTGACGactccatggctggttatgacgccatggctggtgatgacttcatggctggtggtgacgccatggctg